A portion of the Streptomyces sp. NBC_00376 genome contains these proteins:
- a CDS encoding phosphocholine-specific phospholipase C — protein sequence MTPITRRGFVALGAGVAAGVAMPPVAAGAAVRTGTASGNAATGTIKDVRHVVVLMQENRSFDHYFGRLKGVRGFSDRSGIALSGGRTVFDQPNGTGRQHPWKLSSTPAAGGADPETLAQCNGDLPHSWTSQHSAWNKGRMDNWVAGVGNVRTLGCLDRSDIPFHYALADNYTVCDAYFSSALSATGPNRTFLWSGKVDASSKDGGDESGLTWETYAEALQRAGVSWRVYQNADDNYGDNGLAYFRKFEKAPEGDPLHDLGMASVKKVTGSTPDDIAAAIKADVVADTLPQVSWVVANQAFSEHPYAPPGDGAHFVDLVYRALAADQDVFDSTVLFLNYDENDGFFDHVPPPSPPAGTEGEFLDGVPIGLGFRVPMIVMSPWTRGGWVSSEVFDHTSVLRFLETWTTAIGKPAPCPNISAWRRKVSGDLTGVFDFAHPVNGVPSGLPATPVIGLSTCGPLPNPVPQDNALPAQEPGTRSARALPYQPGGDLDRLEFGAAGAIKAWLTMTNRGAPATRAAHFSVHPNAYRSTVPWQYTVDAGGTATDFFSIGTGNGDGKYDLTMAGPNRFLRRFTGDATAAGKSCEVAARYENAPDTGKPALWFTFTNTSASAVTFTVTSGQYRGDGPWTYTVPAGGSKEDYFNAVALTKGWYDFTVRTSGDASWSRRYTGHTGHIETGTASVSG from the coding sequence ATGACACCGATCACCCGAAGGGGTTTTGTGGCGCTCGGCGCGGGCGTGGCGGCGGGGGTCGCCATGCCCCCGGTGGCCGCGGGCGCCGCGGTCCGGACGGGCACGGCGAGCGGCAACGCGGCGACCGGCACCATCAAGGACGTCCGCCATGTCGTGGTGCTGATGCAGGAGAACCGCAGTTTCGACCACTACTTCGGCAGACTCAAGGGCGTACGCGGCTTCTCCGACCGCTCCGGGATAGCTCTCAGCGGCGGGCGCACCGTCTTCGATCAGCCCAACGGCACGGGTCGGCAGCACCCTTGGAAGCTCAGCTCCACACCGGCCGCGGGCGGCGCCGATCCCGAGACGCTCGCCCAGTGCAACGGCGATCTGCCGCACAGCTGGACGTCGCAGCACTCGGCCTGGAACAAGGGCCGGATGGACAACTGGGTCGCGGGCGTGGGGAATGTGCGCACGCTCGGCTGTCTCGACCGCTCGGACATCCCCTTCCACTACGCGCTCGCCGACAACTACACGGTCTGCGACGCGTACTTCAGCTCGGCGCTGAGCGCGACCGGCCCGAACCGCACCTTCCTGTGGAGCGGCAAGGTGGATGCGTCCAGCAAGGACGGCGGTGACGAGTCCGGGCTCACCTGGGAGACGTACGCCGAGGCGCTCCAGCGGGCCGGTGTGTCGTGGCGCGTCTACCAGAACGCCGACGACAACTACGGCGACAACGGCCTCGCCTACTTCCGGAAGTTCGAGAAAGCACCCGAGGGCGACCCGTTGCACGACCTCGGGATGGCGTCGGTGAAGAAGGTGACCGGCTCCACCCCCGACGACATCGCCGCCGCCATCAAGGCCGACGTGGTGGCCGACACCCTGCCGCAGGTGTCCTGGGTCGTCGCCAACCAGGCCTTCTCCGAACACCCCTACGCCCCGCCCGGCGACGGAGCGCACTTCGTCGACCTCGTGTACCGGGCACTCGCCGCCGACCAGGACGTCTTCGACTCCACGGTGCTCTTCCTCAACTACGACGAGAACGACGGCTTCTTCGACCACGTGCCACCGCCGTCGCCGCCCGCCGGGACCGAGGGCGAATTCCTCGACGGGGTGCCCATCGGCCTCGGCTTCCGTGTTCCGATGATCGTCATGTCGCCCTGGACACGCGGTGGCTGGGTCTCCTCCGAAGTCTTCGACCACACCTCCGTACTCCGCTTCCTGGAGACCTGGACCACGGCCATCGGGAAGCCGGCGCCCTGTCCCAACATCAGCGCGTGGCGGCGCAAGGTCAGCGGCGACCTCACCGGCGTGTTCGACTTCGCCCATCCGGTCAACGGTGTGCCGTCCGGCCTGCCGGCCACCCCGGTGATCGGGCTGAGCACCTGCGGCCCCCTGCCCAACCCCGTACCGCAGGACAACGCGCTGCCCGCGCAGGAGCCCGGCACCCGGTCCGCCCGTGCGCTGCCGTACCAGCCCGGCGGCGACCTGGACCGGCTGGAGTTCGGTGCCGCGGGAGCCATCAAGGCCTGGCTGACCATGACCAACCGGGGCGCGCCCGCGACCCGCGCCGCACACTTCTCGGTGCACCCCAACGCCTACCGCTCGACGGTGCCGTGGCAGTACACCGTGGACGCGGGCGGCACCGCCACGGACTTCTTCAGCATCGGTACGGGCAACGGCGACGGCAAGTACGACCTCACCATGGCCGGACCCAACAGATTCCTGCGCCGGTTCACCGGCGACGCCACCGCCGCGGGCAAGTCCTGTGAGGTGGCGGCCCGTTACGAGAACGCGCCGGACACCGGCAAGCCCGCCCTGTGGTTCACCTTCACCAACACCTCGGCCAGCGCCGTCACGTTCACCGTCACGTCCGGGCAGTACCGCGGCGACGGCCCCTGGACCTACACCGTCCCGGCAGGCGGCAGCAAGGAGGACTACTTCAACGCGGTTGCGCTGACCAAGGGCTGGTACGACTTCACGGTCAGGACCAGCGGCGACGCCTCCTGGTCGCGGCGGTACACCGGACACACCGGACACATCGAGACCGGCACGGCGAGCGTCAGCGGCTGA